Proteins from one bacterium genomic window:
- a CDS encoding CdaR family protein, producing the protein MNPRERLLYAILSVAVASIAWLYVATAQNPLVERTINVELHVRGLSPNEVLVQAPPSRVQVRVSGPRSGVALLSPAVLDASVDLSGLRPGEHRVPVVVAAPPEVHAVAQTPQEVLVVLDAVQSRRFPVEISLIGSLPQGVTLGTPHVTPAYVTVTGAASQIEEIRHAIVTVDTTNLRQQVATSLQVRLVDASGLEVRGPSIDPQLVAAELTVREGAIAKVVPVVPAIVGTPPPPLAVTGISTDPATVTLQGPGLALQSVSAVPTAPIDLRRARGDLRQQVGLQIPAGVTSSVSRVTVSVTLGGGSLSTTLRGVAVQVVGLRPGVRPRVVPSSIDVQVEGPTDVVARLTPQSIRIVVDAGGKGAGRYQFTPRAQLPQGVRVLSLHPTQVLVILTPS; encoded by the coding sequence GTGAACCCGCGCGAGCGCCTGCTCTACGCGATCCTGTCGGTCGCCGTGGCGAGCATCGCCTGGCTGTACGTTGCGACCGCCCAGAACCCGCTGGTGGAGCGGACGATAAACGTCGAGCTGCACGTCCGCGGCCTGAGCCCCAACGAGGTGCTGGTGCAGGCGCCGCCGTCGCGCGTGCAGGTGCGTGTCTCCGGCCCCCGGTCGGGGGTGGCGCTGCTGTCGCCGGCGGTGCTCGACGCGTCGGTTGACCTGAGCGGCCTTCGCCCCGGCGAGCACCGCGTGCCGGTGGTCGTCGCCGCCCCGCCGGAGGTGCATGCCGTCGCGCAGACGCCGCAGGAAGTCCTGGTCGTGCTCGACGCCGTCCAGTCGCGGCGCTTTCCCGTCGAGATCAGCCTCATCGGCAGCCTGCCGCAGGGCGTGACGCTCGGGACCCCGCACGTGACGCCGGCGTACGTCACCGTCACGGGGGCGGCGAGTCAGATCGAAGAGATCCGCCACGCCATTGTGACGGTCGACACCACCAACCTACGCCAGCAGGTGGCGACCTCGCTGCAGGTCCGTCTCGTGGATGCGAGCGGGCTGGAGGTCCGGGGCCCGAGCATCGATCCGCAGTTGGTGGCCGCGGAGCTGACGGTGCGGGAAGGCGCGATTGCCAAGGTCGTGCCCGTGGTGCCGGCGATCGTGGGCACGCCGCCGCCGCCGCTGGCCGTCACCGGTATCTCGACGGATCCGGCGACGGTCACCCTGCAGGGCCCCGGGCTCGCGCTGCAGAGCGTCTCCGCGGTGCCGACGGCGCCGATCGACCTGCGCCGGGCGCGAGGCGACCTCCGGCAGCAGGTCGGACTGCAGATTCCGGCGGGGGTCACCTCGTCGGTCTCGCGCGTCACCGTCTCCGTCACGCTCGGCGGCGGGTCGCTCAGTACGACGCTCCGGGGCGTCGCCGTGCAGGTCGTCGGCCTTCGTCCGGGCGTCAGGCCCCGCGTCGTCCCGTCGTCGATCGACGTGCAGGTCGAAGGGCCCACGGACGTGGTCGCGCGCCTCACGCCGCAGTCGATCCGCATCGTCGTCGACGCCGGCGGCAAGGGGGCCG